The nucleotide sequence ATGGGTATCGATATTGTCTTTGATGAGGACAGGAATGCCATGCAGCGGACCACGTGTTCCTTTGGCCATACGCTCTGCATCCAGGCTGGCGGCGATGGAGACGGCATCAGGATTTACTTCGATGACGGATTTAAGCTGTGGCCCCCGGCGGTCAATGGAGTCTATGCGCGATTGGTAGCTGCGGACGAGATCGACCGCTGTATATCGTCCTGATGACAGGCCCGCCTGGAGATCGCGGATGGTGGCTTCCTCGATGTCAAACTGGGAAGATGATCGTGAAGACAGGCGAGTTTCACTGCGGGGCGCGAGGCAGCCGGTGGTGAGTGAAACAGTGGAGATGGCGGATAAGGTGCTGGCCCTTTGCAGAAATTCCCGGCGGTTCATGCGCAAGGGAAAGTAGCTCAGCTTTGGAAAAGTTTAAAGGATGATGACCAGCGTTCAGAGAATGCGGATTTTATTTTGCAGCCAAGGATACTTTGCGCGTAGCAGGATCCAAAATGAACTGTTGCCCGGCGGGAGGTGCTGGAAGCGCGCGGATGACCTTGTATCGCACCAACAGCGAGAGATCGGTCATCGGGGGCCAGTCAGGAGAATCGTCTGACTTGTATTTGCGAGTGTCCATGTAGCTTTGAATGGCTTTCTCCAAGAAATCCACCGAGTCCTTGGGCAGAAAGTTGTCGTCCTTGTCGTAGAAGAAAATGTTTCCGCCTTGGACGAGGTTTTTTAGCGGTCCATGGGGATCTGCCGGTGGCAGGGCAGTTTTGCCCAAGGCGGTAGGGCTGCCTCCTGCTGCTGGCGGGGGAGGGACGACAGGCTGGGCTACGAGAACAACTCCCATATCCGCATGAGCAGAAGGCGCGGTGGTGGAAGCAGGTGCGGGTATTTCAGCTTCACCATTGCCGCATCCTGCAGCCAGCAGCATAGCCGCAGACATCACGAACATGGAAAGGAACATTTGTTTCATTGTGCCCTTACGGCGGAGGCTCAATGTTTCGGGTCGATCGTCCACTGGCCGCTCTGGCGGTTGTTTGTAGCCACTGAGTTCTGAACTTTCTTGAGGTTATTCAATTGCACATGACCGTCCACGTACAGGAAATCGAACATCTCAAGACCATGCAGGGATTTTTCATTCGGCCCCATGCTGTCTGAGGTGAGGATCTGCTGGGCATTGGAGGTGCCGCCACCCCAGTGTCCATCCGGACGGGGAATCTCAGCCGCCGTGATGGTGCCGAAGTAATTGTTGGCCAGGATGCGCTCGGTGAGCATGAAGGTGTCGTCCGGTGCGCGAATGATGGCGGCGTTGACTGCCAGTTGACGGCGGATTTGTCCGACATTGGCTGCGTTTGTGTCGCTGTTCATGGTAAAGGCGGCGTTGGCGTTGTTTACCACGGGCTTTGAACTGTTTAGCACCAGCCCGACGCCAGTTTTGGAGGCGGGATTTGGCGGCCAGTCGTCGTCCGGTTGCCGGGTGTAGCCGGCAGGATCCCAATTCCATGGTGCGGTTGCCGTGCCACCATTGTGTTGCGGCATGGAATAGGAACGGCGGTAATTGAAACCGGGGGTGTTCTCCACCACGCAGAGCGCCGGGACTTTATCTCCGGGGCAGAGAATCCATTTCTCAGGTTGAGGAGTCAGGCTTCCATTGGGAACACTCCCTGCGGGATCCCATTCCCATGGTTGCGTGCCGGTGGCCGTAGGATTGCGATGGGACCCCATGTAGGGGCCGACTTTTTTATCCCATGACATTTGGCCGCCGTTTGAGGCTAGGCCATGTTGCAGGCGGGCATACGGCAGTTTCTGGCTGTTGTCCCCGATGTAGACGGTCATGCCCAGACCGATCTGTTTCAAGTTATTGATACACCCGGTGAGCAGGGCCTTTTGCTTGGCGCTTGCCAAGGCTGGGAGAAGCATGGCTGCCAAAATGGCGATGATGGCGATGACCACCAAGAGTTCAATCAATGTAAATCCACGACGATG is from Verrucomicrobiia bacterium and encodes:
- a CDS encoding prepilin-type N-terminal cleavage/methylation domain-containing protein translates to MNSRPIPAHRRGFTLIELLVVIAIIAILAAMLLPALASAKQKALLTGCINNLKQIGLGMTVYIGDNSQKLPYARLQHGLASNGGQMSWDKKVGPYMGSHRNPTATGTQPWEWDPAGSVPNGSLTPQPEKWILCPGDKVPALCVVENTPGFNYRRSYSMPQHNGGTATAPWNWDPAGYTRQPDDDWPPNPASKTGVGLVLNSSKPVVNNANAAFTMNSDTNAANVGQIRRQLAVNAAIIRAPDDTFMLTERILANNYFGTITAAEIPRPDGHWGGGTSNAQQILTSDSMGPNEKSLHGLEMFDFLYVDGHVQLNNLKKVQNSVATNNRQSGQWTIDPKH